The window TACACGTCCGGGGTCCACATGTGGAACGGAGCCGCGGCGACCTTGAACGCGAGCCCCACCAGGATGAGCGCGATCCCGCCGAGAAGGAGTCCCTCGGGGAGCCCGGACGATCCCCCGATGGCGTCGGCGATCCGGGTCAGGCTCGTGGTGCCGGTCGCGCCGTACACGAGCGCGATCCCGTAGAGCATCACCGAGGAGGCGAAGGCCCCGAGCAGGAAGTACTTCATGGAGGCCTCGTTCGAGGCGTCCGAGTCGCGCCGGTAGCCCGCCAGGATGTAGAGGGAGATCGACATGACCTCGATCCCCAGGAACAGGGTGATCAGGTCGAGCCCCATCCCGAGGATCATCATGCCGGCCGTCGCGAAGAGGAGGAGCGCGTAGTACTCCGAGTGCTCCACGTCGTCGCGCCGGAGGAACGGCATCGAGAGCAGGATCACCACTCCCGTGCTCCCGAGGAAGAGCAGGTTCAGGACGGTGGTCAGGTTGTCGAGGACCACCATCCCGGAGTAGCCCACCTCGAGCGCACCCCACTGCGCGGCGCTCCGGACCATGGCGTAGACCACCCCCAGGAGCGCCACGTAGGCCGAGAGGTGCTTCTTCCCGTGCGGCAGGACGAGGTCGACGAGGAGGAGCAGGATCCCGGTGATCGACACGACGAGAAGCGGCTCGATCATGCCGAGCGGGGCGTCGATTCCGAACGGGAGCGTCATGGACGGCCCTCCGCGGACGCGGGCACGACGACAGTCGCCGGGTCAGCCAGCGGCACCCGCTTCCCATCCGCGACCGTGGTGCGGACGCGTTGCAGCACCTCGGCCACCGATCCGTCCAGCTTGCGGAGGAACGGATTCGGGTAGACCCCGAGCCAGAGGATGAGGAGGAGCACCGGAGCCAGCGTCCAGAACTCGCGGGCGCTGAGGTCACGGAGCCCGCGGTTCTTCTCGTTCGTCACGGGCCCGAACATCACCCGCTGGTACATCCAGAGGAGATAGACCGCCGCCAGGATCACCCCGAGCGCCGCGATCGCCGCGACGACCGGCCACTCGCGGAACGCCCCGAGCAGCACGAGGAACTCCCCGACGAAGCCGTTCAGTCCCGGGAGCCCGAGGCTGCTCAGGCAGATGATGAGGAAGAAGGCCGCGAACCACGGAATCACCTCGGCGAGGCCGCCGAACTGGGCGATCTCCCTCGTGTGCCGCCGATCGTAGATCACGCCGACCGCGAGGAAGAGCGCGCCGGTCGATAGCCCGTGGTTCACCATCTGGATCACGCCTCCCTGGATCCCCTGCGTGTTGAGCGCGAAGAGTCCGAGCATGACGAAGCCGAGATGGCTCACCGAGGAGTAGGCCACGAGCTTCTTCATGTCGGGCTGCACCATGGCGACGAGCGCGCCGTAGAGGATCCCGATGACCGAGAGCGCGACGATCAGCGGCGCGAAGTCGCGGGCCGCGTCCGGGAAGAGCGGCATCGCGAACCGGATGAACCCGTAGGTCCCCATCTTGAGGAGCACGCCGGCGAGGATCACGGAACCCGCGGTCGGCGCCTCCACGTGGGCGTCCGGGAGCCAGGTGTGGAACGGGAACATCGGCACCTTGATCGCGAACGCCAGCGCGAACGCCGCGAAGAGCCAGAGCTGAGCTCCCCGCGCGAGCGGCGTGTCGTAGAGCTTCAGGAGGTCGAACGTGAACTCGCCGGTGGCCCCGTGATACTGGTAGTAGAGGAACAGGATCGCCACCAGCATGAGGAGGCTCCCCGCCACCGTGTAGAGGATGAACTTCACCGCCGCGTAGATCCGCCTCGGCCCGCCCCAGACCCCGATGATGAGATACATCGGGATCAGGACCGCCTCCCAGAAGACGTAGAAGAGGACGAGGTCGAGCGCCGCGAAGACGCCGATCATGCCGGTCTCGAGCGCGAGGAGCGTGGCGTAGTAGGCCTTCACGCGGTGCGTGATGGATCCGAAGGACGAGAGGATCGCGATGGCCGAGAGGAAGGTCGTCATCACGATCAGGAGCACGCTGATCCCGTCGACGCCCATGAAGTAGGTGATCCCGAGGCTCGGGATCCACGGGAGCCGCTCGACGAACTGCATCCCGGATCGGGACGCGTCGAACTCCGTGAAGAGCGGGATCGAGGCGAGGAACGTGAGCGCCGAGATCCCGAACGCGATCCAACGGACCGCGCCGGCGCGGGACGCCGGCGTGAGCAGCACGAGCGCCGCGCCCACGAGCGGGAGGAAGGTCACCAGGGACAGGATCGGCATGCCGGCGAGCGTCAGGGTCGGATTCATCGGAGCGCCAGGTAGCCGAGCAGGACTACCGTTCCCAGGGTGATCACCATCGCGTAGACCTGGACGTGCCCCGACTGGGCCTGGCGGAGCGCGCCCGCGGCACGCTCGAGCTGGCGGCCCACGCCGTTCACGGCGCGGTCGACGACGGCCACGTCGAACCGCTCCCACAGGCGCACCGAGCCCCGCACGATCGGGCCCACGAAGAGCGCGTCGTAGAGCTCGTCGACCCGGTACTTGTCCCGGAGGAGCGCGTAGAGGCCCCTCGCCTTCTCCACCACCCGCTTCGGCGCCTCGGGATC is drawn from Candidatus Eisenbacteria bacterium and contains these coding sequences:
- a CDS encoding NADH-quinone oxidoreductase subunit M, whose translation is MNPTLTLAGMPILSLVTFLPLVGAALVLLTPASRAGAVRWIAFGISALTFLASIPLFTEFDASRSGMQFVERLPWIPSLGITYFMGVDGISVLLIVMTTFLSAIAILSSFGSITHRVKAYYATLLALETGMIGVFAALDLVLFYVFWEAVLIPMYLIIGVWGGPRRIYAAVKFILYTVAGSLLMLVAILFLYYQYHGATGEFTFDLLKLYDTPLARGAQLWLFAAFALAFAIKVPMFPFHTWLPDAHVEAPTAGSVILAGVLLKMGTYGFIRFAMPLFPDAARDFAPLIVALSVIGILYGALVAMVQPDMKKLVAYSSVSHLGFVMLGLFALNTQGIQGGVIQMVNHGLSTGALFLAVGVIYDRRHTREIAQFGGLAEVIPWFAAFFLIICLSSLGLPGLNGFVGEFLVLLGAFREWPVVAAIAALGVILAAVYLLWMYQRVMFGPVTNEKNRGLRDLSAREFWTLAPVLLLILWLGVYPNPFLRKLDGSVAEVLQRVRTTVADGKRVPLADPATVVVPASAEGRP